ACTGGAATCTGAACTGTCGTTGGTTTGGGGTAATCGCTGGTTTTTTTTAAAGAACGTGGCAAAGGGTCCCCATGTTCAAGATAGGATTCAATCAACTTACGCAAAACATCCTGCGCAATTTCTAAGGTTTCAGCCATAGTTCTGCCTTGGGCTAGAAGATCAGGCACTCCAAGACTCGTGGCAAGATAATCTCCATTATCAAGCCTTTCAATTTGAATGGATACAAGAACTTCCCCAACTTCTATTTTTTTTCTCTTTTTCATCAAGACCTCTAATTTGAAAACCATTTTACTCTTTTAAATTTACAATTTCAAGGGACCAAATTAATCTATGTGGTAGCCGAGTGAAAGTGTCAGTACTAACTGCCGAGTGAAAATGTCAGTAGCTATCCTCCGAAAGGAGGAGAAGGATGCTACTAACAATGAGAGATAAAAATAAAATTGAGGTGATTGAGGCAGTCATGGACGAGAG
The sequence above is drawn from the Deltaproteobacteria bacterium genome and encodes:
- a CDS encoding type II toxin-antitoxin system HicB family antitoxin codes for the protein MKKRKKIEVGEVLVSIQIERLDNGDYLATSLGVPDLLAQGRTMAETLEIAQDVLRKLIESYLEHGDPLPRSLKKTSDYPKPTTVQIPVSINI